A genomic window from Candidatus Cloacimonas sp. includes:
- a CDS encoding Na/Pi cotransporter family protein has protein sequence MNLLNIINLIGGLALFLFGINKLSDSLQAVAGSEMRRILKVLINSPLKGVLVGLGVTALVQSSSATTVMTVGFVNTGIMTLNQAVGVIMGANIGTTITTQLIAFNIGQYAYLFIVLGVALLFIRKSRAMEHWSQIIIGFGLLFIGLNVMAESVTPLQNSVVAKNLMIQLASNPILSILVGTAFTMLIQSSAASIGIVMVLASTGLIPFEGALYLVFGDNIGTTITAWLAAITSSNTAKRVAMVHTLFNLFGTIIFATLTYLGIYPLLINWITPGNVYLGQNVARHIANGHTLFNIINTIFFLPFAGLLAKAATKIIPPDKVETISLGEPKHLNYTIINNSDLAIKQSMKEMREMLRLVRMELLISYQAFKDKDYKKQLRVSRIEKAIDNLQREITLYLVAVNEKTKAEDIIHKIPALLHSVNDIEKIGDFTEQINKILNEQMISQKHQLPPEFIKMIDDLHSKLLIMLDLSIDYLAELKEEYVYKIIEMEGRINETHHFLREDVLARIQNRECEAAGGLNIIDYLDEIEEIADKLKNLVKAGTHDFVYNHNYELEPDEEEEKDLY, from the coding sequence ATGAACTTGTTGAATATCATAAACTTGATAGGTGGTTTGGCACTTTTCCTATTCGGAATCAATAAATTGAGCGATAGTTTACAAGCAGTTGCCGGTTCCGAAATGCGAAGGATCCTAAAGGTCCTCATTAATTCTCCTTTGAAAGGTGTCTTAGTTGGTTTGGGTGTAACTGCTTTAGTTCAAAGTAGTTCGGCAACTACAGTTATGACGGTTGGTTTTGTCAATACCGGAATTATGACATTAAATCAGGCAGTAGGGGTAATTATGGGCGCCAATATTGGCACCACGATAACTACCCAATTAATTGCTTTCAATATTGGTCAGTATGCTTATTTGTTCATTGTTTTAGGAGTCGCTTTACTTTTCATCCGCAAAAGCAGGGCAATGGAACATTGGAGCCAGATAATCATTGGTTTCGGTTTATTGTTTATCGGGTTAAATGTTATGGCTGAATCAGTTACTCCTTTGCAGAATTCCGTAGTGGCAAAAAATTTAATGATTCAACTGGCTTCCAATCCAATTTTAAGTATCTTAGTGGGAACCGCTTTCACAATGTTAATTCAGAGTTCTGCTGCCTCCATAGGAATAGTGATGGTTTTGGCATCTACGGGTTTGATACCTTTTGAAGGGGCTTTGTATTTGGTTTTTGGAGATAATATTGGCACTACGATCACTGCCTGGTTGGCAGCCATAACCAGTAGTAATACAGCCAAACGCGTAGCTATGGTTCATACTCTTTTCAATTTGTTCGGAACGATCATTTTTGCAACTTTAACTTATTTGGGCATATACCCCTTACTTATTAACTGGATTACGCCGGGGAATGTTTATTTAGGACAGAATGTAGCTCGGCACATTGCCAATGGGCACACTTTATTTAACATCATCAATACTATTTTCTTCTTGCCTTTTGCCGGTCTATTGGCTAAAGCTGCCACTAAAATTATTCCGCCTGATAAAGTGGAAACCATTTCTTTAGGCGAACCCAAACATTTGAATTATACCATCATCAACAATTCGGACTTGGCAATAAAACAGTCAATGAAAGAAATGCGAGAAATGTTGCGTTTAGTGAGAATGGAACTGTTAATTTCTTATCAAGCATTCAAGGATAAGGATTATAAGAAGCAATTACGCGTAAGCCGGATTGAAAAAGCCATTGATAATCTCCAACGGGAAATTACTCTCTATTTAGTGGCTGTGAATGAAAAGACAAAGGCAGAAGACATCATTCATAAGATACCTGCTTTACTACATTCGGTTAATGATATAGAAAAAATTGGTGATTTTACGGAGCAAATCAATAAAATTTTGAATGAGCAGATGATATCTCAAAAGCATCAGCTTCCTCCCGAGTTTATTAAAATGATAGACGATTTACATTCCAAGCTGCTTATTATGTTGGATTTATCCATAGATTATCTGGCAGAATTGAAAGAGGAATATGTTTATAAAATAATTGAAATGGAAGGAAGAATAAATGAGACCCACCATTTCTTGCGAGAAGATGTTCTTGCCAGAATTCAAAATAGAGAATGTGAAGCGGCAGGGGGCCTAAATATTATTGACTATCTGGATGAAATAGAAGAAATTGCCGATAAATTAAAGAATTTAGTAAAAGCGGGAACGCACGATTTTGTCTATAATCACAATTATGAATTAGAACCAGATGAAGAAGAAGAAAAAGACCTCTATTAA
- a CDS encoding KpsF/GutQ family sugar-phosphate isomerase — translation MNVYETVQEELAKEASAIQKVAEQLSKDSLEKAFELLCNCKGKVVLTGMGKTGIIAKKISATLASTGTTSIFLHAAEGIHGDLGMIESDDVVIAISNSGNTQELINLIPFLKFNYVPIIAITGDPKSQLAKNSDVVINCHIPKELEPLGIVPTASTTVALAVGDALAIALLKYKNFQLQDFARIHPGGTIGKKLLLKVNDLMHSKTELPVIKENANMSEAIIEMTSKKLGCTAVTDKNDKLIGMITDGDLRRQLHLKGNSLLNYTAKECMTPSPKTLKPEVLAVEALNLMEKYKITMIPVVDDNDIPVGMLHMHDLLTAGVI, via the coding sequence ATGAATGTCTATGAAACTGTTCAGGAAGAACTTGCCAAAGAGGCATCTGCCATTCAAAAAGTAGCGGAACAGCTGAGTAAGGACTCCCTCGAAAAAGCATTTGAACTACTCTGCAATTGTAAAGGAAAAGTGGTTTTGACGGGAATGGGTAAAACCGGAATTATTGCCAAAAAAATAAGCGCTACTTTAGCTTCCACGGGAACTACCTCTATTTTTTTACATGCTGCGGAAGGAATTCATGGAGATTTAGGAATGATTGAATCCGATGATGTGGTGATCGCCATTTCCAATAGTGGAAACACTCAGGAATTGATCAATCTGATTCCCTTTCTGAAATTTAATTATGTTCCCATCATAGCTATCACCGGAGACCCCAAATCCCAACTGGCAAAAAATTCCGATGTCGTGATAAACTGTCATATACCCAAAGAATTGGAGCCCCTTGGAATTGTTCCAACTGCTTCAACAACGGTGGCTTTGGCGGTTGGTGACGCTTTGGCTATTGCTTTGCTGAAATATAAAAATTTCCAGCTGCAAGATTTTGCCCGTATCCATCCCGGTGGGACCATCGGTAAAAAGCTGCTTTTAAAAGTGAACGATTTGATGCACAGTAAAACGGAACTTCCCGTTATTAAAGAAAATGCCAATATGTCTGAAGCAATCATTGAAATGACTTCCAAAAAATTGGGTTGCACAGCCGTGACGGATAAAAATGATAAACTGATAGGAATGATAACCGATGGTGATTTAAGAAGACAATTGCACCTAAAAGGTAATTCCCTATTGAATTATACAGCCAAAGAATGTATGACTCCCAGCCCCAAAACACTAAAACCTGAAGTTCTGGCTGTTGAAGCATTGAATTTGATGGAAAAATATAAAATAACGATGATACCCGTCGTTGACGATAATGACATCCCCGTAGGAATGTTACATATGCACGATTTATTGACTGCAGGAGTTATTTAA